A stretch of the Xylocopa sonorina isolate GNS202 chromosome 12, iyXylSono1_principal, whole genome shotgun sequence genome encodes the following:
- the LOC143430006 gene encoding aladin — protein sequence MMKILSLQEFDSPSLDETATVAFIRDSLHYCNYENLTDELQPFSKYLREYPEVSIAPDILATRETARTVHAGDLFLPVHDSIFKRIASICREKGLAEAICLAASSEPYEITPALHWIATRLKWILDLIDKGTHQREALPTSGNGSVADVVHTRDWEISLIRCLSWHPHCSRLAVVTRDDRIRIFSQGLPVVPVLRHSAQKSICCVSWRPLAGKELAVACHTGVLIWTIELGAASNSLSHAILLKQRNHAPVTSVTWHPQGDLLVSCSPADTRMIIWDTSRKEGVPLRRVGGGGICFTRWSPCGSQLFSATCKNIFRVWNTGVAALWHADKWTVPHGRVAVACFGPNLTLLFASNEDPATIFSLPLQENIFDVKKPCLGDVKMAVPLIDLTKVTFSSNDDCVTVGGRIIAMEWDPTGRYLAILFQDSPWVALVKTQVGNLSRVVGIKPICLIKGFPGEIPNCMNFYQKCKEESNMVCLTIAWSSGRIQHFPIVEKEAVLTMNTSQAFSLRHDTYNFNLSTTYC from the exons ATGATGAAGATACTGTCACTGCAGGAATTCGATTCCCCTTCTTTGGACGAGACAGCCACAGTTGCGTTTATTAGAGACAGTTTGCATTATTGCAATTATGAGAATTTAACGGATGAATTGCAACCATTCTCTAAATATTTGAGAGAGTATCCAGaggtctctattgctccggATATTCTCGCCACTCGTGAGACAGCGCGTACCGTTCACGCTGGTGATCTATTTCTGCCTGTTCACGATAGTATTTTCAAGAGAATCGCTAGTATATGCAGAGAGAAAGGGTTAGCAGAAGCCATCTGCTTGGCTGCTTCTTCAGAGCCGTACGAAATTACACCAGCCCTACATTGGATAGCCACGAG ACTTAAATGGATACTGGACTTGATCGATAAAGGGACACACCAGAGAGAAGCTTTACCCACTTCTGGCAATGGATCGGTCGCAGATGTAGTTCACACGAGAGATTGGGAGATATCTCTT ATCAGATGTCTTTCTTGGCATCCGCATTGCTCGCGATTGGCAGTAGTCACAAGAGACGATCGTATACGTATCTTCTCCCAAGGACTGCCAGTGGTTCCTGTATTGAGGCACAGCGCACAGAAATCAATTTGCTGCGTCAGTTGGAGACCTCTTGCTGGAAAAGAGCTAGCGGTGGCATGTCACACTGGTGTTTTGATTTGGACGATAGAGTTGGGAGCAGCCAGTAATTCCCTTAGTCATGCGATATTGTTAAAACAAAGAAATCATGCTCCTGTGACAAGCGTTACGTGGCATCCACAGGGTGATTTATTGGTGTCTTGCTCACCAGCCGATACACGCATGATTATTTGGGATACTTCTAGAAAGGAAGGTGTTCCGTTGAGGAGAGTTGGCGGTGGTGGTATATGCTTCACACGTTGGTCACCTTGCGGCTCTCAATTGTTCTCAGCTACTTGTAAAAACATCTTCAG AGTTTGGAACACTGGCGTAGCAGCACTGTGGCATGCTGATAAGTGGACAGTGCCTCATGGTCGCGTAGCAGTTGCGTGTTTCGGTCCGAATTTGACTCTTTTGTTCGCATCAAACGAAGATCCCGCTACAATCTTTTCCTTGCCATTGCAAGAGAATATCTTTGACGTTAAGAAGCCATGTTTGGGCGACGTGAAGATGGCTGTACCATTAATAGATTTAACGAAAGTCACTTTCTCGTCAAATGACGACTGCGTTACTGTCGGTGGTcgaatcatagcaatggagtgggATCCCACTGGAAGATATCTTGCTATCCTCTTCCAG GACAGTCCTTGGGTAGCACTGGTTAAAACGCAAGTAGGAAACTTATCGCGAGTTGTCGGCATCAAACCAATCTGCCTTATCAAGGGATTTCCAGGGGAGATTCCAAACTGCATGAACTTCTATCAGAAGTGCAAAGAGGAGTCGAATATGGTGTGCTTAACAATCGCGTGGAGCAGCGGTCGCATACAACATTTCCCAATAGTCGAGAAGGAAGCCGTGCTCACAATGAACACGTCTCAAGCATTCTCGTTGAGACACGACACGTACAATTTCAATTTGAGCACCACCTACTGTTAA
- the LOC143429714 gene encoding uncharacterized protein LOC143429714, protein MHLEDYHVTRGEEDVQRAVTKSIKQEDFNTLHLAPIGAINSNSQQSCWVTSHADSVPSPVLTNNSSPKEYTDWDQLTTVFQYPCQSYSTTDRSPGSTSSEATTPTWNNAVFSELSDCSNGQRLPSVGSAFSFSRTFCNTVYPEYQSYQDYQEYQDDVSVSLPLILHNQTEDQAFTGSMQAATDEFDLSLIRGDPTSLLCNVESPSSPSSTYLEELQDPFSNLNGSCYAVGHLVSGQQSTVSTMNFVNDAGLDDGFGNQVVLPRNEGLLLTDRRVPVSKASEEKRNKSYDCSTTDESLTSTYQCRWIDCGCAFAEQEGLVRHIERRHVESSSSNAHGHGRRVQRDRDKEKDKEGEAYAGPGTGQDEFACLWQGCPRARPFNARYKLLIHMRVHSGEKPNKCPFTGCKKAFSRLENLKIHQRSHTGERPYACQHRGCSKAFSNSSDRAKHQRTHYDTKPYACQVTGCGKRYTDPSSLRKHVKNHSEPTTPLSNLSLTSDSKTAGGIASNSSRHDPISTSSKHQQHQQQTQTVAVYHAESNYRTYKTSESYADEDADLFQTNLCQVDRISMNLDSNQEYVPIESVKRFLIDDVSGSHVDGTGYQVEDEVTDFQELGSDIEQQFLELSSLDDAVFIDG, encoded by the exons ATGCACCTCGAGGACTACCACGTGACCAGGGGCGAGGAGGACGTGCAGCGGGCGGTCACGAAGAGCATCAAACAGGAGGACTTCAACACCTTGCACTTGGCGCCCATCGGCGCGATAAACAGCAACAGCCAGCAGTCGTGTTGGGTCACCTCTCACGCGGACAGCGTCCCTTCCCCAGTGCTGACCAACAATTCCAGTCCAAAGGAGTACACGGACTGGGACCAGCTGACGACCGTCTTCCAGTATCCCTGTCAGTCGTACTCGACCACGGACAGATCGCCAGGGAGCACCAGCAGCGAGGCCACCACGCCAACCTGGAACAATGCCGTTTTCAGTGAACTGTCCGACTGCTCCAATGGGCAAAGGCTACCTTCCGTGGGTTCCGCGTTCTCCTTCTCGAGGACCTTCTGCAACACTGTCTATCCAGAGTACCAGAGCTACCAGGACTACCAGGAGTACCAGGACGACGTGTCGGTGTCGTTGCCCCTTATACTGCACAACCAGACGGAGGACCAAGCGTTCACTGGGTCCATGCAGGCAGCCACGGACGAGTTCGACCTCAGTTTAATCAGAGGTGACCCAACGTCGTTGCTGTGCAACGTGGAGTCGCCGTCCTCGCCGTCGTCCACGTATTTGGAGGAGCTGCAGGATCCGTTCTCCAATTTGAACGGGTCGTGTTACGCGGTTGGGCATCTGGTCTCTGGTCAACAGTCCACGGTGTCCACGATGAATTTCGTCAATGATGCTGGGCTGGACGACGGGTTTGGGAACCAGGTAGTTCTGCCTAGGAACGAGGGACTGCTGTTGACTGATAGAAGGGTGCCTGTGTCCAAGGCCAGTGAAGAGAAACGGAATAAATCTTACG ACTGTTCCACGACGGACGAGAGCTTGACGTCGACGTATCAGTGCCGATGGATAGATTGCGGCTGCGCCTTCGCCGAACAGGAGGGTCTGGTGCGCCACATCGAGAGAAGGCACGTCGAGTCCTCGTCGTCGAACGCGCACGGACACGGCAGACGCGTCCAGAGGGACAGGGACAAGGAGAAGGACAAGGAGGGCGAGGCGTACGCGGGCCCTGGAACAGGGCAGGACGAATTCGCTTGCCTCTGGCAGGGATGTCCGCGCGCGCGACCCTTCAACGCGAGATACAAACTGCTGATCCACATGAGGGTCCACAGTGGCGAGAAGCCCAATAAATGTCCG TTCACTGGATGCAAGAAGGCGTTCTCGCGGCTGGAGAACTTGAAGATCCACCAAAGGTCCCACACTGGAGAGAGGCCCTACGCCTGCCAGCATCGCGGTTGCTCCAAGGCCTTCAGCAACAGCAGCGACCGCGCGAAGCATCAAAGGACTCATTACGACACG AAACCGTACGCTTGCCAGGTGACCGGATGTGGAAAGAGGTACACAGATCCATCCAGTCTGAGGAAGCACGTGAAGAACCATTCGGAACCAACGACGCCGCTGTCGAATTTGTCTCTGACGTCGGACAGTAAAACCGCGGGTGGCATCGCCAGCAATTCCAGCAGGCACGATCCGATTTCAACGAGCTCGAAGCACCAGCAACACCAGCAACAGACGCAAACGGTGGCCGTGTACCACGCGGAATCGAATTATCGGACGTATAAGACTTCTGAGTCTTACGCGGACGAGGACGCGGACCTGTTCCAGACGAATCTGTGTCAGGTCGATAGGATTTCCATGAACCTTGACAGCAATCAAGAGTACGTCCCGATCGAGTCTGTGAAACGCTTTCTCATCGACGACGTCAGCGGGTCGCACGTGGACGGCACAG GCTACCAGGTGGAGGACGAGGTGACGGACTTTCAGGAGTTGGGTTCTGACATCGAGCAGCAGTTTCTTGAACTGAGCAGCCTCGACGACGCGGTTTTCATCGACGGTTGA